A stretch of DNA from Candidatus Hydrogenedentota bacterium:
GCGTACGACACAGGGGCTTCCCCCGCACACGTCGGGTATCGTCTCTATACCGGGCACACGATTGCCGGTCTCGCCGACCACAACGCGTAAGAGATGTGCCTTCTCCGCCTCGGACATCCTCGGCAACAATTCCCGTATCTTCTCAAGCGCATTCATTGGATTTCTGCCTTAACAGGCTTCCATGGTGTCACATTGCTTCTGCTGTACGCAATACCTTGACTTGCCCTTCATCCGTCCGTATCGTTTGGATTTTCCGGGGGGAAACGGGTCGAGGGAGCGATGGGTCGCGCGTGCCGCGCGCGGTCGCGTGGGAGAGTCGATGAGCACCTTGGGCAGCGCGGAACGGCCGCTGCGCGTGGCGATTGTGGGGAGTGGGCCTAGCGGGTTTTATTCCACGGAAGCGCTCTTTAAGTCGGACCTCTCGATACACGTCGACATGTTCGACCGACTGCCGACTCCTTTCGGACTGGTGCGCGGCGGCGTCGCGCCGGACCATCCAAAGATCAAGAGCGTCACGAAAATATACGACAAGATTGCAGCGCACGACGGCTTCACATTTTTTGGCAACGTGACTGTGGGACGGGACATCTCGGTCGAGGAACTGCGGCAGTTCTACGACGCGATTCTGTTTGCGTGCGGCGCGGAGACAGATAACCGTCTCGGCGTTCCCGGCGAGGACCTGCCGGGCAGTCACACGGCGACAGAGTTTGTGGGCTGGTACAACGGCCATCCGGATTACCGCGATCGCGAGTTCGATCTGTCGCGGGAGGTGGCCGTCGTAATTGGCCAGGGCAACGTCGCGATGGACGTGAGCCGAATTCTGGCGAAGACAGCGGACGAACTGCGCCACACCGACATTGCCGAGTATGCGCTCGACGCGCTCGCGGAGAGCAAGGTGCGCGAAATTCATCTCATCGGAAGGCGCGGCCCGGCACAGGCGAAATTCACGACGCCGGAGTTGCGCGAGATTGGCGAGTTGGCGGAGTGCGATGTGATCGTGCGCCATGAGGATCTAGCCGTCGACGCCGCGAGCCAGGCGGAATTGGACGACACCGAAAACCACACGGCGCG
This window harbors:
- a CDS encoding FAD-dependent oxidoreductase translates to MSTLGSAERPLRVAIVGSGPSGFYSTEALFKSDLSIHVDMFDRLPTPFGLVRGGVAPDHPKIKSVTKIYDKIAAHDGFTFFGNVTVGRDISVEELRQFYDAILFACGAETDNRLGVPGEDLPGSHTATEFVGWYNGHPDYRDREFDLSREVAVVIGQGNVAMDVSRILAKTADELRHTDIAEYALDALAESKVREIHLIGRRGPAQAKFTTPELREIGELAECDVIVRHEDLAVDAASQAELDDTENHTARKNMAELRAIAERTTAGKKRRYVMHFLKSPVELVGAARVESIRLEHNRLEGKPFQTRAAGTGTFEELACGLVFRSVGYRGVPVPGVPFDAARGLIPNAAGRVLDGASAVSGLYVAGWIKRGPSGVIGTNKPDSQETVASLIADSATLAPCAIPDTGALRGLLGQRGIRSVSYADWKRIDAAEIERGQAKGKPREKFARIGEMLEVF